Genomic segment of Armatimonadota bacterium:
TGATGAACCGCGCCAACGCGTTGGCCGTCAGTGGCGCAACCGCGACCACCGGCCAGACCGAGCGCCAGGCAATGGCTTCGGAAGTCACGTCGATCCGCGATCGACTGCTCCAGCTCGCCAACGCCAAGGACGGAAGCGGGAACTACATTTTCGCTGGCACTGCCACATCCACAACCCCGTTCTCCCTGAACGGCAATACCATCGCCTACAACGGCGATACCGGCAAAGTGAAGGTCGAAGCGGCCCCGGGGCAGACGATGGATCTGTCTCTTCCTGGGACCGATACGTTCTTCCAATCGGCTTACGACCACCTGACGACGATGATCGATGCAATGAACAACAACGACTCATCGACGCTCAGCAACACCTCGCTCACCGATGTCCAGGCTGACCTACAAGTGGTCAACATGGCACGGGGCGAAATCGGCAACCGCGTTCGCACGCTGGACGACTATCAGTCGGACCATTCGCGACGCATCGACGAACTCACAAAAGGCGTCTCCGATATCGAAGACGTCGATTTGGCACAGGCGATTACGGATTATCAGAGTGCCCAAACGGCTTATCAAGCCGCTCTCCAGATGGTTAGCCAAGGATCGAAGCTAAGCCTAATGGACTACATCTCAGGCTAATGATAACTATGAATCTCTACGGCACTCGATTCGGAGACATTGATTACGCGGAAAACGACATCGTCCATTTCTCGGAAGGGATGATCGGGTTCACCGCCTATCAAGACTACATCGTCGTTAATACGAAGGAAGGAAGCCCCTTTAAATGGCTTCAGTCGGTCGACGAGCCCAAGCTCGCTTTCCTCGTTTCTATGCCCAACTTTTTCGTCGACGAATACTCTCCCGAGATTTGCGATGAGGAGGCTTTCGCGCTACGGCTGACCCCGGATACTCAGTACTTGGTCCTGGTTACCACGACCATTCCTGCCGGTAAACCCAAGGAAGCAACCGCGAACCTAGCCGCACCCATCATCATAAACTTGGAAACTCGTCACGCAAAACAAGTGATTTTGGAAGATCAAGCGTATACTATTCGTTATCCGATCTTCTCGGGCGCGCAAGATGGTGCCAAATTAGCGGCTGCGTAATGCTCGAAGTGACCGGATGCCAAGGAGGGCGGACGGATGCTGGTCCTCACCAGGAAAGTTAACCAAACGATCATCATTGGAGACAACGTCGAGGTTGTGGTGCTCGAAGTGCGCGGCGAACAGGTTCGCCTCGGCATTCGAGCGCCTCGCGACGTCTCCGTCCACCGCAAAGAAATCTACGAACAAATCGCCGAGGAAAACCGGGGTGCAGCCGACGTCAGGCCCGAAGACCTCCCAGAATAATCAAACGGTTCCGTTCCAGGATCGTCTGTATGTCGCCGGCAACGCCGGTTTCCTATGCCTCATCGTCGCGGTCCTTTGGACGGCCCTCTTCATTGCCCGTCTTGGGTTCAACGAGAGCATCCTGATCGCCCTCGCCCCGCCACTCATTGCTACTGGAGCGACCGTGCTCATCGTGGGTTGTAGTCGAAACATGGTGCCGAAGCCCATTCTTTCCAGCCCGGTCCCTATCACCGTTCCTGTGATCTGGTGCCTGATCTGCTACCTTGCCGTCCTCCTAATCTCCACCCAGGAAACTGGAGCGACCAGTGTGCCCGACGCCCTCTTGCCTGCGATGGAATGGAGCCGAATGAGCAACCTTCTCCCGGTGCTGGCTGTCCAGATCGTCTTCTTGGGACTTCTCGCTCTGCTGATTGGGAGGAGACAACCGGTCTAATGCAGGTTCATTTCGGCGTCGAGCTTCTCCGTCCCGAGTGGGACAAAGCCGTGGTCTGTATCGGCACGTTCGACGGTGTGCATGTCGGCCACCAGCAGGTCATCGGAGCCGCCGTTGCCCGGGCGAAAGAGCTGGAAATCCCGGTCATCGTGGTGACTTTCGACCGTCATCCGGCCGTGATCCTCAACCCGTCGAAGGCGCCGAAGGCGATCGCGTCGCTCAAGATGAACCTCGAACAGCTTCAGGTGCATGGCGTCGGGCTGACCGTCGTACTGCCCTTTAACGCTTGGCTCAGCCGCATGTCGGCCGACGAGTTCTTCCAATCGATCCTCCTCGACAAACTGAAAGCCGAGGTGGTGGTGGTCGGACATGACTTCGCCATGGGCAACGGTCGGGAAGGTAACACTGAGTGGCTCCAGTCTCACATCGAAACCGTCATCGTCCCTCCGTACGAGGTCGGCGGCATCCGGGTTAGCTCCAGCGCCATCCGCGAGTTCGTCGGCACGGGCGAACTAGACAAAGCGAACCAACTGCTGGGACGCGGATTCGAGGTCCAAGGCTTTGTCGAGCATGGCCAAAAGCTCGGACGCACGCTCGGCTTCCCCACCGCCAACATCGCCCGCAGTTTCGACCAAGTAATGCCGTGCGACGGCGTTTACGCCGCCTGGTTCTTAGTCGATGGCAAGAAGTTCATGGCCGCCCTCGCTATCGGCACTCGGCCCGCCGTTGGCGGCAAGATCAGGACGATCGAGGCCTATCTTCTCGACTACCCCGGCGACTCCCTATATGGTCAGCACGTCCGGCTCCGCCTCGAAAAATTCCTTCGTCCCGAAGCCGATTTCACGTCGCTGGACCACCTGAAAGATCAAATCGAGAAAGACGTCGTAGCAGTGCGCCTCTGTTTGACGTAAGTTTAGGTTAAGATGACCTCCGGAAAGAAAATCCTCGCTTTCACCGGTACCGTAGTACTCCTGCTCGTCGTTGGACGGGTTGGTTTGGGCTTTCTCAATCAGCCCGACGACAAAACCTTGATCGTCGAAGCCGTCAAGGAAGCGCAGAAAGCCAGCCGCGAAGGGCAACCGGGCGGTGTGCTCGATTTCCTCAGTCTCGACCTAAAGCTCAATGGCGACGAGACGTCGGGATCGCGGCGAAACATTGCCGACTACGTGAAGAATCAGAAGCCGGATATTGAGTTCACGACCCTCGAACCGCAGATTTTTGGCGACCAAGCCACCATCGAATCCGATGCCAAAGTGAAGATGGGATTTGGTGGATTTACGCCTGAAGTCACCATCCACGACGCCAAGATCTACCTCAAGAAGGAGGATGACCGAGAGTGGTTCATCATTCCCAAAAAGTCGTGGAAAATTACGGAAATACGTGCTTCTTTATCCGAACTTCCGTCCTTGAATTTAGGGTCGTAAAAAAACCTGAAACCATCGGCAGCAAGCATCTGTTCTATGTTTTTGGGTACAACACCCTCGCAACTTTGACGAAGTCAAGAGCCGTCATCGATTTGCGAAAGACAGGAGGAAAAATGAAAAACACCCTTAAGATTCTCGTCATCAGCGCAATTTTCGGCGCTGCCCTGATCGGTTGCGGTTCGTCTGAGGAAGGCAACACGACCTCGACGCCTGGCGGCCCTTCGGCTACCAGCTCGTCCACTCCGGACACCAAGCCGGCCGGCGATGCCACGTCTTCGACCTCGGCTACGTCGTCTGATGCAGGCGCTACGTCCTCGACTCCGGATGCTGGTGGTACGTCCTCGGCTGCTCCGGATGCGGGCGCTACGTCTTCGGCTCCGGATGCAAACGCCGGCGCTGCCAACAAGTAATCGCTTTTCGAGCGAATTGCAACAAAAAACGTCCTCCCATCGGAGGGCGTTTTTGTTTTTGGCGGTAGATTGAGTTCAACAAACATGCTGGATCCTCGAATTACCAAGCTGGCCGAACTGCTTTGCACTCACTCCTGCCAACTGAACGAGAGCGACACGCTCCTCGTCCACGCCTTCGACATCCCCGACGAGGCCGTCGCCGAAGTGGTCCGCGTCGCCCAAAGCAAGGGTGCAAAAGTCGCAGTGCGCTTAGAGAGCAGCCTCGTCCGGCGACAAATTCTGCACGGACTCACAACCGAAAGCGCCCAATTAATTGCCACCGTCGAAAAGTACGAAATGGAGCAGATGACGGCTTACATCGCCCTGCGCGGGACCGACAACTACGCCGAACTTAGCGACGTTTCCGGCGATCTCATGAACCTATGGTCGCGCGAATACACCACGCCGGTCGTCTTTGGCGTCCGAGTTCCCAACACCAAATGGGTCGCTCTCCGATGGCCCAGCCCCGGCATGGCCCAGCAGGCGAACATGAGCACGCCCGGGTTCGAAAAGTTCTACTTTGACGTGTGCACGATGGACTACGCCAAGATGGCCACGGCAAGTGCGCCCCTCCAGGACTTGATGGAGCGCACGGACCGAGTGCGGCTAGTCGGTCCGGGCACCGACTGCTCGTTTAGCATCAAAGGCGTTGGCGCGGTGGCTTGCAGTGGCCGACGGAATATCCCCGACGGCGAGTGCTTTTCCGCTCCGGTCAAGGATTCCGTTAACGGCGTGGTGCAGTACAACACCGTTTCGCTGTATCAGGGCACCGAGTTCAAAGACATCAAGCTGACGATGAAGGATGGTCAAATCGTTGACGCCGAAGCCGGGCCCAACACCGAACTTCTGAACAAGATTCTCGACACCGACGCTGGCGCGCGCTACTTTGGCGAGTTCGCCATCGGCTTCAATCCGTACGTTTTGCACCCGATGAAGGACACGCTGTTCGACGAGAAGATCGCGGGGAGCTTCCACTTCACGCCCGGCAACTCGTACGACCCGCCCGGAGGCAACGGCAACGTGAGCTCGATCCACTGGGATATCGTTAATATCCAGCGACCCGAATATGGCGGTGGCGAAATCTGGTTCGATGATGTGATGATCCGCAAGGACGGCTTGTTTGTCCTGCCAGAGTTAGAAGGATTGAACCCAGATAAGCTGAAGTAAGAGCAAGTCTTGCCTGGGAGGGTCATGGTCAAGTCCAGAATCAACCCGATTGTTGCCTTTATTATCATGGCAATTGGTGTCTTCATTTCTTGGTCTTTCATCAGGCTTTTCATTGGGAATGCTAGATACAACGACATCAGTGATCAGTACATGGATGCGGACGCACTCGCGAAGGTATTCAAGGAGTATCCATTGACCCATGACGGTTGCTACCCAGCATTTCGAAACTCTAACGAGGTGCTCGATTGCCTCTCGCCTTTTCTCGCCAAGGAAGCATCCAAGGTCAGTGACTCCGGGCATCCACGTACGACGATGACTCGACTTGAGTCCATGGCAAGGAAGGCAGTTTGGAACCTTTCACTTTCGGGGGCAAGGGCAAAGGAGTTCAGTGACGACCGACCGCCATGGGTTTTCTATTTGCCCGCCATTCATTCCAGCAATCGCTTTGTGGTTGGATATGCAGATGGAAAGTTCACCAACAAAGCCAGGAGTGAGTTGGATGATGTTTTTCAACGGTCCGTTTGGAATCCGTAGGCGAAGTAATGTGTTGTGTAGGTTGATTTCGTCTCGACGGTGATCCGAAAAGCCCCAACGGGGCGAAACTACCCTTAGCCTTGGGCATCGCCCTAGGAAAAAGATCGACGTAGAAAAGCGGCCTGAAGGGCCGCGCTAATACAAAATGAAATCGCGATGCCGCAATCTCTGTCCCAGATCATTGTCCACGTTGTCTTCAGCACCAAGGACCGGACGCCATGGCTCGACGAAGAAATCCGGCCCGAGGTCTTCGCCTTCCTAACCACGTTGATCAAGAAAAACGGGCACGTCCCGATCATGATCGGTGGACACAAGGACCACGTCCATCTCCTGTTCGGGCTATCACGAACGCAATCCGTCGCCGATTTGTTGGAAGACATCAAGGTTGCTTCTTCGAAGTGGCTGAAAACAAAAGGGAGCAGCCGGGCGCAGTTTTCGTGGCAACGCGGCTACGGAGCGTTTGGCGTATCGTATTCCTTGATGGATAGGGCCATCGCCTACATCGCCAACCAAGATTCTCATCATGACGGAGAGTCGTTCAAAGATGAGTTTCGCCGCCTAATGCAGGAGAACGGAATCGACATCGACGAGCGATATGTGTGGGATTAGCTCGGCCCTTCAGGCCGCAAATGATGGGCGAACCCCGCCTAGGGCTTCGCCCCAGGCTAAGGGCAATAGCGCCTCTTTTGGGGCTAACGGGTGAGCCTACGGGTGTCGGTAAATCGCGTAGGCTCCGCCAACATAGGGGTAGTACCACTGCGGATTGTACGAAGGCGACAAAGTCATGTCGGCTGAATAATCCGGTGAGGCCACTGGCGTCGTCACGTTAGGCATGTTGGGCACCGGCATCGTCGACGGAGAGGCGTAAGAGGTGCCGACCATCGTCGAAGTTGGCTGAACCCACATCGACGTCGTTACAGTGCTCGACAAGTTCTTGCCCGACGAATACTGGTCGCCCACCGCGTACAGTTCGACTCGAATCGGATGGTTCGGCGTGACCGAAAAGGTTCTAGAGTAATTGCCGCCGCGTTCCGACGCATGATAGCTCTCGCTCGCCACCGGTCCTTGGGAATAAGTCGTATCCCACACGACCACTCGCCAGCCGACCGGGTTGGCGGTCGAAGTCGAATAGCCGCTCCATTGGACGTTCACATAGCCGGTCTCGCTCGACCCATCGACCGAATAGATGAATGAATCGCCCTCGTAAGTGCCCACCCGAACGATCTGCGCGCTCGAAATCCCAGCCAAAGCCGTCAGGGCGAGCGTAATCAACATTCTCTTCATGGTTTCTCCTGAGGGCAGACGTGGGCGTTGCCCAAAGTCCGCCCAATCTTCCTGACGCCTTCTCCATAGCGAATCCGACGAAGGGGACCATCGTCCTGGGAGCTTGGTCCCACGAGAGCCCACCATCCCAACTCCCAACTCAAAACTGCCAACCCAATCACAAAAGGTAAACTTCACCCTTCGAATATGGAAACCACACTCGTCCTGATCAAGCCTGGCGGCGTGTCTCGCAACCTCATCGGCGAGATCACCCGAAGAATCGAAGCCCGAAGCTTGAAAGTCGTAGGACTGAAGCTCATCAATGCCGACCGAGCCACCGTCGAAGAGCACTACGCCGAGCATAAGGAGCGACCGTTCTTCAAGGACGTCTGCGACTATCTCACCAGCGGCCCCATCGTCGCCATCGCCGTCAGCGGCACCAACGCAGTCAAGGCTATCCGAGCCATGATGGGTGCAACCAACCCGCTCGATGCCACTCCTGGCACCGTCCGCGGCGATTTCGCGCTCACCATCGACGATAACCTGACCCACAGCAGCAGCGACCCCGAGGCCGCCGCTCGAGAACTGCAGCTTTGGTTCCCCGAAGGGACCATCTAAAGAACATCGTCGCGCGTACTAGTTTGTAAGGACGCGAAACGATTTCCTAAGCGGCCCCGTATCCCGAAGAACAACCCGTCTCCGTCACAATAGAAGACAGGTTGGGAAAGGTAACGGGGCCTTTTCCAAAGGCTAACCGAACTGTGAGTAGTAACGCTACCGCCTCAAACCGACGATTCGAACAAGGGATCGTTGCCTTCTTTATCCTCATGCCGCCGATCGGAGGACTCGTGGTTCTCTGGCATTCGCTCCAAGATCTGCCCAAATTTGGCATGACCATCGGCTGGCTGGCCTACCTGATCGCCCTCGTCGGCGCGCATATCAAGTGGGTCCGTCCGAAGTTCCGCCGCTATCCTTGGGTGGCTTCGTACAAAGAGATCACCGAGCGAAGCAAGCCGCTCAAAGCCAAGCACCCGAAACTGGTGCAGAAGGCGCTCAACCACCGAGTTATCCGCTCGCTCTACCGTGTCGGCTTCTTCGTCGCCCTCCTGCCGTTCTTCATCGGCATGTACTCGATTCACCACGAGAAATTCGTGTGGTTCTTCGGCATGTGGCTGGTCGCCGGATTCGGCATCACTATCGGCTACCACCGCGTTGGCACCCACCCCAGTTTCAAAACCAGCCCGGTCATGCGGGGCATCTTCTTCGCCATGGGCAGCATGGCCATTCAGGGTCCGCCCAGTGAGTGGATGAAGAAGCACAGCAAGCACCACGCCTTCGGCGAAACCACCGCTGACGTGCACACGCCGTACGTATTCGAAGAGTCCAAGCGGGCGATCTTCATGGAGCAGTTCAACGGCTTCATGCACTCCTTCGTGATGTGGGCATTCCGAGAGCCGAGTCTGCGCCGCCCCAAGGGCATGTCCATCGAAGAGTGGAAAACCGATCTTATCTCCCGCTCGCCTGATCCAGCGACCTTCCGCTATCGCGACGAAGACCGCCACCACTGGGAAGTCCGTAACGAGCAAGGCGAGATCGTCGTCTCCACCGAGACCCTCATCAAAAAGCGATGGGCGCGCTTCGTGGACGTAATCGCGGTCATCGAGCAGGATGCCGTCGTCACGTTCATGAGCCATCCGCTCGTATACCTGTCGGTCCTCTTCCTCAGCTTCGCCATTCCCTATTACCTCGGCGGAATCTCCGTCTGGGAGTCGCTGGCCCGCGCTTGCTTTGTCAACTGGGTCACGTTCTGCGTCAACTCGGTCTGCCATCTCTGGGGCGAAGTCCCGTTCGAAGTGCCAGACAACTCGCGCAATAACGCCGTCATCGAAATCCTTGCCCTCGGCGAGGGTGGCCACAACACCCACCACAAGTCGGAGCTTTGGGCTCAGCACGGTGTGTTCGGCTGGCAGTTTGATCCCGGTGCGGTCGTCATCAAGACCCTCACCAAGGTCGGCTTGGCCCACGAACCCAACCTGCCGACCCGTCAGCAGATCGTCAAGGCATGGCTGAAGTGGCGCACCCGCGAGCCGTGGATGCAGGGGCTTCCGCTCACCACCAACGACCTGATTCAGCACGTGGGCGACGAGCACACGTCGGACGGCTTCCTCGCCCGAAAGCTTCGCCGCATTCGCAAGTCGGAGTCGCCCGAGCAGGTGGTCGAGCAGATTCTCAAGATCGTCGATCAGGATGTCACCGCCGAGAAGCGGGGCCAACTGGTGACAGCCTGCGTCGACGCCGGCGGCATCAGCGCCCTCCAGGACGAAGAGTCGGCTAACAAAATGATCGTTACCGTCGTGAAGGCGATGGCGGTTTGATGGCCGAAATTCAGTAACATGGCTTCATGACGGCCCAAGAATTGGTGCAACAGGCGTTCGACCGCCTGGCCCAACGCTCGGGCTTCGAAACCCGCGAAAACCAGGTTCAACTGTCGCTCCTGCTCTCCGATCTCATCGAGCAGGGAGCGACCGGTCTCTTCGAAGCGCCTACCGGCCTCGGAAAGTCGCTCGCGACCCTCATTCCCGCTATCGCCAATGCGATCGCCAACGAAAAGCGGACCGTCATCGCGACCTACACCAACGTCCTCGCCGATCAATATTGGCGCAAGGACCTCCCGCTCGCCCTCAGCCTCTTCACCGAGATTGTCCCAACCGCCTTCCTCATTGGGCGTCAGCGGTACGTCTGCGTGATGGGCATGGACGAGCACATGCCACGCGACCTCGATGAGTTCCGCCGTGGTGCCCAAGAGGGCGTGGAAAACGAGTTCCGACGCCTCATTCGCAAGCCGGATCGCGAAATCAACAAGCTCTGGTCGCAGGTCCAAGTTCCGCCCGTCTGCCCCGCTCGCGCCTGCCCAGCCTATGACGACTGCTTCTATTACCAAGCCCGCAAAAAGCTGGAGAAGGCCAAGGTCATCATCACCAACCACAGCGTGGTCATTCAGGATGCCGTCAGTTCCGACCCAGAAGCCGAACGTGAAGGGATGCTCTTCAAATACGACTTCCTTATTCTTGACGAGGCCCACGACTTTCCCTCTGCCGCCATCAATGGCCTCGAATTCGAACTCAGCCAACCCAAACTCGGCGCACTCAACGGCGTCGCTAACCGCTTGGAGAACCTGGTCTTGCCCCTCGCCCAAGCCCAGCAAGACGAGCGCGACTGGCGTAAGAAAGGCGATGACCTTCGCCATGACCTCCAGATCGCCCAGCGCGACCTCACGTCGCTAGGGCTCCAGCTTCAGCAGGGCGGCATCGTCGCCGTCACGCCCAGCGAAATCGATGAACATCCGGCGGTCCAGCGCGCCCACGCCAAACAGCACCTTGAAGAGGTCGAGGCGATCGCCGAGCGGGTCCGAAACGCCTGTGACCGCTACTCCACCGAGGCGATGCTCCGCATCGAACGGTACCGAACCGAGAACAAGCACCCCGAAGTCAAAAACATCGTCGATTCCTCGCGCAACTACCTCAGCTATGTTCGCGACTTCGCCGCCGGTGCCCACGAACTCTCTCGCCCCTCGGGTGCGGCCGTCAGCTACATCGGCAACCCCAGGTCGGAAGTCATCCTCCGCCGCGATTTCATCGACCTTCAGGAGCCGCTGAAAGGGCTGATTTGGGACCGCGTTCCCTACGCCTGCCTCTCCGCCACACTCCAAGTTGATAACGATTTCGACCACTTCATGCGGGTGACCGGCACCAAACCGATGTTCCAGGAAGTGCTTCCTTCACCCTTCGACTACTCGGTCCAGTGCGCTCTCTATATGCCCGAGAAAGGCACGATCCCCGACCCGACGTTGAGCCGCCAAGGCGAGGCCGAGCAACTGTATTACCGCTCTATCGCCTGGGAACTCAGCCAGATCATCGAGACCTGCCAGGGGCGAACTCTCGCCCTGTTCCATTCGCGCAAAGAGATGGAGGGCGTGCGCTCCTACATGAGCGTGCCCGACGATTTCCCGATCCTCATGCAGGGCCGAACCGGCGTTGCCAACGTCGGCGAGCAGTTCAAACGCAATATCTTCGCCTCTCTCTTCGCCCTCCGTTCGTTCTGGACTGGCTTCGACGCTCCCGGAGAAACGTGTAGCGTTGTCGCCCTCGTTCGCATCCCGTTCGAGGTCCCTGTCGAGCCGTCACAGATCGCCCGAATGGCATATTTGGCCTCGCAGGGCATGGACCCGTTTCAGACCCACACTCTGCCAAACGCAAAAATAATCATGCGGCAAGGTGCGGGTCGCCTCATTCGTTCCGAAAATGATAAGGGGATTATCGCTTTGCTGGACCCTCGGCTCCAGACGAAGCGGTATGGTGAGCAGATTCTCGATAACCTGCCCGCGGGCATGCGGCAGTTTAGCGACATCCGCGACGCAGCCGGTTGGATCGGTCTATAGGGCATGAACGTTATCATCGTCAACGACTACGGAATGGTGAATGGAGGCGCCGGAAAGGTTGCCCTCGAATCGGCCGTTGCGCTGACCAGCCACGTTGACAACGTCCACGTCTTCGCCTGCATCGGCGAAGCCGCCAAAATGTTGAAGCAGGCGCCCAACATGCACCTGTCCCTGCTTCACCAGAGCAAAGTCACCGACCAGCCCTTCTCGAAGTCTGTCGGTGGCGGCCTGTGGAACAAAGAGGTTGAAGCCGAATTCCCCAAAGTCCTCGACCAATACGATCCCAAAGACACCATCGTCCACGTCCATAGCTGGCGCGATGGCACCACGCTTTCCTTTATCCCCGAGGTCCTTCGACGCCGCTTCCCACTCGTCTTCACCGCCCACGACTACGGCCTCGCTTGCCCGATCGCGGGATTTTTCGACCACCGCACCAACACGATCTGCGAGCGCAAAGGCATGTCCGGTCCGTGCCTCCGTGCGAACTGCACGAACACGTCCATTGTCAAGAAGTCCTGGTTCAGCCTCCGGCATCGTCTCCAAACCCACAAAGCGCTCATTCCTGCCGAACTCCGGCACCTGATCGTGGTCAGCCAGATGAGCGAGGAGATTCTGCGCCCGTACCTGAACGATCAGACAAAGACTTACTTCGTGCCGAATCCCATTTCGGTCGAGAAAGGTCCGCGAATCGAAGCCGAGAAGAACCAGACGTACGCCTTCGTGGGCCGCTTTAGCCCTGAAAAGGGCCCGCTCCTCGCTGCTCGCGCGGCTCATGAAACCGGTGTCCCGATCATTTTCATCGGCACAGGCCCCCTAGCCACCGAAATTCGCCCCCTTTGTCCTGAGGCCGAACTCGCCGGTTGGCGAAAGCCCGAAGAGGTCCGCCAACTTCTGACCAAAGCCCGAGCCCTCATCTTCCCGTCGGTGTGGTATGAAGCGCAGGGCATGGTGGTCGATGAGGCTGCCGCAAACGGACTCCCGGCCATCGTTTCCAACGCCACCGCTGCCGTCGAAGCCGTTGATCGTTACCGCCACGGCTCCGTATTCGAGTCGGGCAATTTAGACGCGCTGGTAAGACGAATCAAGGAGTGCGAGCACGACGAGGTCATCCAGACCTTCAGCCACGCCGGATACGAAAGCTACTGGAAGCAACCGCACGACATGGATAACCACTTGCGCCACTTGCTCGAGGTCTACGAAAAAGTGCTGGCCAATCCGTACTAGATCGCTTCGTCGGAGCTTTCCACGACGGTCACTTCCGTCACCTCGATGGACAGAACCTGCGCCGCCTTCTTTTTGCGCCGCCGATGCAGGATGTACTCGATAATGATCGGCAGGACCGAAATGGCGACCAGTGCGAACACCGCAATCTCGAAGTGCTCTTTCACAAACTGGATTTCGCCCAAAAACATGCCCGAAAACATGCAAACGCTCACCCATGCCACGCCACCGATGACGTTGTAGATCATGAAGGCGGGAAACTCCATCGCACCCATGCCCGCCACGAACGGGGCGAACGCCCGAACAACTGGCACGAATCGCGTAATCACGATCGCTTTGCCACCGTAGTTTTCAAAAAACTCGTGCGTTTTGGCCAAGTTGCCAGGTGAGAAAAACTTGGCTTTGGGGTTGGCGAAGAGCCGCTTGCCGAAGAATCGTCCCAGCCAATAGTTGATCACGTTTCCGCCCACCGCCGCTCCGCTTAAAAGGAGGAATAGAGCGGGAACATTGAGCCCCTTCTTTTCATCCGCCGCGATGACGCCAACCGCGAACAGCAAGGTGTCGCCGGGCAGAAAGGGAAAGATGACAACTGCCGTTTCGAGGAAGATCACTCCCGCTAGGATTCCGTAGACCCAGATGCCGTATCGGTTGATGAGATCAACCAGGTGGCGGTCGATGTGCTGAAAGAAATCGAACATTCGTGTGGGAACCTAATCGGCTTGAATAGGGTACCCGTATCAACGAAAATGCTCAGGCTTGCGTTTCAAACCCGTGGAAAACAAGCAAAATAGTACTTATGGACGAATTCGGTGTTGTTGGACTCGGAAGAATGGGCGGCGGCCTTGCTTGGCAGGCCCTCGGCAAGGGTTATAAGGTGGTCGGAATCGACCTCCACGAGCCATTTCCGGACGTCGTGGAAAGGGGCATTGTCTTTTCGAAAGACCTTGCCGATCTAAGCCAGTTGAACTCGCCTCGAGTGGTGTTTCTCTACATTCACGCTGGACCCGCGATCGACAAAATGATCGACCGACTTTTGCCCGTTTTGGGTGAAGGCGACATCATCGTCGACGGAGGAAATTCGTACTGGGGCGACTCCATTCGCCGCGCCGAACGCCTGAAAAATTCCGGCATTCACTTTGTCGATCTTGGGACCAGTGGCGGCGTCGAAGGCGCTCGAACTGGTGCCTGCTTCATGGTCGGCGGCCACAAAGACGCCCTCGACCGACTTGAGCCGATCCTGCTCGACCTCGCACAGCCCGGTGGCTACGTGCGATGCGGCGGACCCGGCTCCGGGCACTTCGTCAAACTCGTCCACAACGGCATTGAGTTCGGCATGCTCCAAGCCATCGGCGAAGGCATGAACCTCCTCGAAAAGTTCGACCAGGAACTGCCGATCT
This window contains:
- a CDS encoding aminopeptidase, encoding MLDPRITKLAELLCTHSCQLNESDTLLVHAFDIPDEAVAEVVRVAQSKGAKVAVRLESSLVRRQILHGLTTESAQLIATVEKYEMEQMTAYIALRGTDNYAELSDVSGDLMNLWSREYTTPVVFGVRVPNTKWVALRWPSPGMAQQANMSTPGFEKFYFDVCTMDYAKMATASAPLQDLMERTDRVRLVGPGTDCSFSIKGVGAVACSGRRNIPDGECFSAPVKDSVNGVVQYNTVSLYQGTEFKDIKLTMKDGQIVDAEAGPNTELLNKILDTDAGARYFGEFAIGFNPYVLHPMKDTLFDEKIAGSFHFTPGNSYDPPGGNGNVSSIHWDIVNIQRPEYGGGEIWFDDVMIRKDGLFVLPELEGLNPDKLK
- a CDS encoding flagellar assembly protein FliW (binds to flagellin and appears to stabilize flagellin during flagella assembly), with translation MITMNLYGTRFGDIDYAENDIVHFSEGMIGFTAYQDYIVVNTKEGSPFKWLQSVDEPKLAFLVSMPNFFVDEYSPEICDEEAFALRLTPDTQYLVLVTTTIPAGKPKEATANLAAPIIINLETRHAKQVILEDQAYTIRYPIFSGAQDGAKLAAA
- a CDS encoding bifunctional riboflavin kinase/FAD synthetase, translated to MEPNEQPSPGAGCPDRLLGTSRSADWEETTGLMQVHFGVELLRPEWDKAVVCIGTFDGVHVGHQQVIGAAVARAKELEIPVIVVTFDRHPAVILNPSKAPKAIASLKMNLEQLQVHGVGLTVVLPFNAWLSRMSADEFFQSILLDKLKAEVVVVGHDFAMGNGREGNTEWLQSHIETVIVPPYEVGGIRVSSSAIREFVGTGELDKANQLLGRGFEVQGFVEHGQKLGRTLGFPTANIARSFDQVMPCDGVYAAWFLVDGKKFMAALAIGTRPAVGGKIRTIEAYLLDYPGDSLYGQHVRLRLEKFLRPEADFTSLDHLKDQIEKDVVAVRLCLT
- a CDS encoding nucleoside-diphosphate kinase, whose protein sequence is METTLVLIKPGGVSRNLIGEITRRIEARSLKVVGLKLINADRATVEEHYAEHKERPFFKDVCDYLTSGPIVAIAVSGTNAVKAIRAMMGATNPLDATPGTVRGDFALTIDDNLTHSSSDPEAAARELQLWFPEGTI
- the flgL gene encoding flagellar hook-associated protein 3, which gives rise to MNRVSTFYQFSTLQSQVARAGEAYYDAQKKVSTGKRINVLGDDPTGFGSVVSMKGVKAGLTQYSANLDRANNWYSTTENTMSEVTTLMNRANALAVSGATATTGQTERQAMASEVTSIRDRLLQLANAKDGSGNYIFAGTATSTTPFSLNGNTIAYNGDTGKVKVEAAPGQTMDLSLPGTDTFFQSAYDHLTTMIDAMNNNDSSTLSNTSLTDVQADLQVVNMARGEIGNRVRTLDDYQSDHSRRIDELTKGVSDIEDVDLAQAITDYQSAQTAYQAALQMVSQGSKLSLMDYISG
- a CDS encoding glycosyltransferase, which translates into the protein MNVIIVNDYGMVNGGAGKVALESAVALTSHVDNVHVFACIGEAAKMLKQAPNMHLSLLHQSKVTDQPFSKSVGGGLWNKEVEAEFPKVLDQYDPKDTIVHVHSWRDGTTLSFIPEVLRRRFPLVFTAHDYGLACPIAGFFDHRTNTICERKGMSGPCLRANCTNTSIVKKSWFSLRHRLQTHKALIPAELRHLIVVSQMSEEILRPYLNDQTKTYFVPNPISVEKGPRIEAEKNQTYAFVGRFSPEKGPLLAARAAHETGVPIIFIGTGPLATEIRPLCPEAELAGWRKPEEVRQLLTKARALIFPSVWYEAQGMVVDEAAANGLPAIVSNATAAVEAVDRYRHGSVFESGNLDALVRRIKECEHDEVIQTFSHAGYESYWKQPHDMDNHLRHLLEVYEKVLANPY
- the csrA gene encoding carbon storage regulator CsrA produces the protein MLVLTRKVNQTIIIGDNVEVVVLEVRGEQVRLGIRAPRDVSVHRKEIYEQIAEENRGAADVRPEDLPE
- a CDS encoding transposase, which translates into the protein MPQSLSQIIVHVVFSTKDRTPWLDEEIRPEVFAFLTTLIKKNGHVPIMIGGHKDHVHLLFGLSRTQSVADLLEDIKVASSKWLKTKGSSRAQFSWQRGYGAFGVSYSLMDRAIAYIANQDSHHDGESFKDEFRRLMQENGIDIDERYVWD